One Acinetobacter pullicarnis genomic region harbors:
- a CDS encoding fimbria/pilus outer membrane usher protein: protein MSKIASKKYKRSRKIICYLYSYGTIILCTPMIVSALETTPPKQEQYANFDSTFLKGDANKIDMARFKYDNSILPGEYNVDIYINDNWIGKRRLLFTAPHPNENASTCFSSNDLIKYGVKANLLQAKVADSSNTQCLKIEHWIDDAFYRFDSANLRIDLSIPQAAMQKNAQGYVDPSLWDRGINAGFISYNTNVYKSFSDFSNHQDQIHAFASITAGANLGGWQFRHQGQWRWSESITDAQSRSQYDAVSSYVQRAFPQYRSQLTLGDYFSSGNIFDSFGYRGAELRSDDSMLPNSQLGYAPRIRGTAKTNAKVEVHQQGQLIYQTTVAAGNFEINDLYPTGYGGNLEVSVIESNGEIQRFTTPYASVVQMLRPGLNRYSVTIGEFRDRYLEIKPWVAQVTYQRGLNNYLTAYGGIQAAEYYQALAIGTAFSTPIGAISLDMTHSAADFTRTREYGQSYRMSYSKFISPTLTNFTLAAYRYSTENFYQLQDALAIRDLENHGLSTGHIGKQKSQFQLTLNQGLPEKWGNFYITGSWIDYWNRAESSTNYSLGYNNRYRSLSYGLSANRRLIENKTTEILQDDTQYMLSLSFPLDFKKHSINVNSSVTENNINIGLNAHLGERFNYAASISESYGERPSFNVNSQYRNNITNLTAAFSHTQHYQQAMLGAQGTVVAHAGGLLFGPDQGQTMVVVYAPEANGAAVSNTTGLRVNKSGYAVIPYVTPYRLNDISLDPQNMSIDVELSETSQKVAPYAGAIVQVSFVTKQGKALYIRALTTAGKNLPFTANVYDTAGENVGIVAQGSLIYLRTQQIKGQLQVKWGEAADEQCWIHYDLSAQTQDKTKHMLMTNEVCQ, encoded by the coding sequence ATGTCTAAAATTGCATCAAAAAAATATAAACGGTCAAGAAAAATAATATGCTATCTGTATAGTTATGGCACCATTATACTTTGTACTCCCATGATCGTGAGTGCATTAGAGACAACACCACCAAAACAAGAACAATATGCAAACTTTGATTCCACCTTTCTAAAAGGTGATGCAAATAAAATCGATATGGCTCGTTTTAAATATGATAATTCAATCTTGCCTGGTGAATATAATGTTGATATTTACATAAATGATAATTGGATCGGAAAACGCCGACTCCTTTTCACGGCACCGCATCCAAATGAAAATGCTTCAACCTGTTTCAGCTCGAATGATTTAATTAAATACGGGGTAAAAGCCAATCTTTTACAAGCCAAAGTAGCAGACTCAAGCAATACACAATGCCTCAAAATCGAGCATTGGATTGATGACGCATTCTATCGCTTTGATAGCGCCAATTTACGTATCGATCTTTCTATTCCACAAGCTGCCATGCAAAAAAATGCCCAAGGTTATGTTGATCCAAGTCTCTGGGATCGTGGCATTAATGCAGGGTTTATCAGCTATAACACCAATGTTTATAAAAGCTTTAGTGACTTTTCTAATCATCAGGATCAAATACATGCCTTTGCTTCCATTACCGCTGGCGCCAATCTTGGCGGTTGGCAATTCCGTCATCAAGGCCAATGGCGCTGGTCAGAAAGTATTACAGATGCGCAGTCCCGTTCTCAATACGATGCCGTCAGTAGCTATGTACAACGTGCCTTTCCCCAATACCGCAGTCAACTCACGCTAGGTGATTACTTTAGCAGTGGCAATATTTTCGATTCCTTCGGTTATCGCGGGGCTGAACTCCGAAGTGATGATTCGATGTTGCCCAATAGTCAATTGGGCTATGCCCCTAGAATACGTGGTACTGCAAAAACCAATGCCAAAGTCGAAGTGCATCAACAGGGTCAGTTAATTTATCAAACCACTGTTGCAGCAGGAAATTTTGAGATTAATGATCTCTACCCCACCGGTTATGGCGGTAACTTAGAGGTTTCTGTGATTGAGAGCAATGGTGAAATTCAACGCTTTACTACCCCTTATGCATCGGTTGTGCAAATGCTGCGACCAGGTTTAAACCGGTACTCTGTCACAATCGGGGAGTTTAGAGATCGCTATTTAGAGATTAAACCTTGGGTTGCTCAAGTGACCTATCAGCGTGGTTTAAATAACTATCTTACCGCATATGGCGGTATACAGGCCGCTGAATATTATCAAGCGCTGGCGATTGGAACTGCATTTTCAACCCCCATTGGTGCCATTTCATTGGATATGACCCACTCAGCCGCAGATTTTACCCGCACACGTGAGTATGGACAAAGTTATCGTATGAGTTATAGCAAATTTATTAGTCCAACGCTCACCAATTTCACTTTGGCAGCCTATCGTTATTCCACTGAAAACTTTTATCAATTGCAAGACGCGCTCGCCATTCGCGACTTAGAAAATCACGGCCTGAGCACAGGTCATATTGGCAAACAGAAAAGTCAGTTTCAGCTCACGCTCAATCAGGGCTTACCTGAAAAATGGGGAAATTTTTATATCACAGGATCTTGGATCGATTATTGGAATCGTGCAGAAAGCTCAACAAACTATAGTCTCGGTTATAACAACCGCTACCGCAGTTTAAGTTATGGCCTCTCCGCCAATAGGCGCTTGATTGAGAACAAAACAACCGAAATACTTCAAGATGACACACAATATATGCTCAGTCTTTCATTTCCTCTCGATTTTAAAAAACACAGCATTAACGTCAATAGTAGTGTTACCGAAAACAATATAAACATTGGTCTAAATGCTCACTTAGGTGAACGCTTTAACTATGCCGCGTCAATATCGGAGAGCTATGGGGAACGGCCAAGCTTCAACGTGAACAGCCAGTATCGAAACAATATCACAAACTTAACCGCTGCCTTTAGTCATACACAGCACTATCAGCAAGCGATGCTTGGCGCACAAGGGACGGTGGTGGCACATGCTGGTGGATTGTTATTTGGTCCAGATCAAGGTCAAACCATGGTCGTCGTTTATGCACCAGAGGCCAATGGGGCTGCTGTCAGCAATACCACAGGCTTGAGGGTGAATAAATCAGGTTATGCCGTCATTCCCTATGTCACACCATATCGTTTAAACGACATCAGCCTTGATCCACAAAACATGTCAATCGATGTTGAGTTATCTGAGACCAGTCAAAAAGTCGCGCCCTATGCAGGTGCGATTGTTCAAGTCAGTTTTGTCACCAAACAAGGCAAGGCACTCTATATCCGCGCATTAACAACAGCCGGTAAAAATCTCCCATTTACTGCCAATGTCTATGATACGGCAGGCGAAAATGTCGGCATCGTGGCACAAGGTAGCCTGATCTATTTAAGGACACAACAGATCAAAGGACAGCTTCAAGTGAAATGGGGTGAAGCCGCCGATGAACAATGTTGGATTCATTACGACTTAAGTGCGCAGACACAAGACAAAACCAAACATATGCTGATGACTAATGAGGTATGCCAATGA
- a CDS encoding fimbrial protein codes for MKITNLILVLGLCSVGSFSKANAACSPQYPASFTTINVVFNVGTVVVRPTDPVGKILNGNGNGIAQFPYSTSPIQTNLNCTYSTYTFEGKIIPGFGANSPGNNIYPTNIAGIGIRIRTESPGFAYTYPYSFSQTTSGTFSLAPGPLVVEIIKMENITGSGPLQAATYSSFGIANAPIWLTGTVNPNSIIINTTTCEFSSDKDAVISLATVQKSGFSGVGSTQGEKAFMLNLKCNAGAPSASTTIINNIGLTFNYTNIPTNMGVMSNQVPVLTQAKGVGVQLVSNYNNTETIIKTGDRLALGNFRANDSTLDFNIPMKARYYQYDPTITTGDVKALATINITYN; via the coding sequence ATGAAAATCACAAATTTAATACTCGTCTTGGGGCTGTGCAGTGTTGGTTCTTTTTCAAAAGCAAATGCAGCCTGTTCACCCCAATATCCAGCAAGCTTTACCACAATCAATGTCGTCTTTAATGTTGGTACAGTTGTTGTTCGTCCAACGGATCCTGTCGGTAAGATATTAAATGGCAATGGCAATGGGATCGCTCAATTTCCTTATTCTACCTCTCCCATCCAAACTAATTTGAATTGTACATACAGCACTTATACCTTCGAAGGTAAGATTATTCCTGGGTTTGGGGCAAACAGTCCGGGCAATAACATCTATCCCACCAACATCGCGGGCATAGGCATCAGAATTCGTACGGAGTCACCTGGATTTGCATATACCTACCCCTATAGCTTTTCACAGACCACCTCTGGTACTTTCTCCCTTGCCCCTGGCCCGCTTGTGGTTGAAATTATTAAAATGGAAAATATAACAGGTTCAGGACCATTACAGGCAGCGACTTACTCTAGCTTTGGTATTGCAAATGCCCCAATTTGGTTAACTGGAACCGTTAATCCCAATTCAATTATTATTAATACCACCACCTGTGAGTTTAGCAGCGACAAAGATGCTGTTATCTCATTAGCAACAGTACAAAAATCTGGATTTAGCGGTGTCGGTTCAACCCAAGGTGAAAAAGCATTTATGCTCAATCTCAAATGCAATGCAGGGGCACCTTCAGCCAGCACAACCATTATTAATAATATCGGATTAACCTTTAACTACACCAACATTCCAACAAATATGGGAGTAATGAGTAATCAAGTTCCTGTACTGACCCAAGCCAAAGGTGTGGGGGTTCAACTGGTCTCAAATTATAATAATACTGAAACGATTATCAAAACTGGCGATCGCTTAGCCTTAGGTAATTTTCGTGCAAATGATAGTACGCTTGATTTTAATATCCCAATGAAGGCACGTTATTATCAGTATGACCCTACGATTACCACCGGTGATGTGAAGGCATTAGCCACCATCAATATTACCTATAATTAA
- a CDS encoding MarC family protein, which translates to MFSTYTHAFALFFALLNPFLMSIYMIGLIRHSETKVFNKGLIQGAGIAYTVFILFAWGGEAIFSQYLNVRFESFQIFGGLIFLVIGYRYVFQGADTIGVMRGAPEHLAGTVAMPFMIGPGTISAAVVTGMSMTLFEAALVIALTLFLSCSVLIAMKLSHDHLKSKHAKYIDRYFDIVGRLSALLIGTIAIDMIVSGVMRLVEKA; encoded by the coding sequence ATGTTTTCAACGTACACGCATGCATTTGCTTTGTTCTTTGCCTTATTAAATCCATTCCTTATGAGTATTTATATGATTGGATTAATACGGCATAGCGAAACCAAGGTTTTTAATAAAGGGTTAATACAAGGGGCAGGTATTGCTTATACCGTATTTATTTTATTTGCATGGGGTGGCGAGGCAATTTTTAGTCAATACCTGAATGTGCGTTTTGAATCCTTCCAAATCTTTGGCGGTTTAATCTTTTTAGTGATTGGTTATCGCTATGTGTTTCAAGGTGCCGATACGATTGGGGTAATGCGTGGTGCCCCTGAACATTTGGCGGGTACTGTGGCCATGCCATTTATGATAGGACCTGGAACAATCAGTGCTGCGGTGGTTACAGGAATGAGTATGACTTTATTTGAAGCCGCACTGGTGATTGCATTAACCCTATTTTTAAGCTGTAGTGTTTTAATCGCAATGAAACTCTCACATGATCATTTGAAATCAAAGCATGCCAAGTATATTGATCGTTATTTCGATATTGTTGGGCGATTGTCTGCATTATTAATTGGCACCATTGCCATTGATATGATTGTCAGCGGTGTAATGCGCTTAGTCGAAAAAGCTTAG
- a CDS encoding cupin domain-containing protein — protein MREVIRIDHQDLSFNIRGETPGMAYVARALSPEVSPNMGIGFARWEGAEVEWTVLYDEVIFVIEGCFELTANGQKHEVRPGQMLWIPEGTALTYAGHALFGYVVHPGNWKALHGLT, from the coding sequence ATGCGTGAAGTAATACGAATTGATCATCAAGATCTCAGCTTTAATATCCGCGGTGAAACACCCGGTATGGCCTATGTGGCACGGGCTTTAAGCCCCGAAGTCTCTCCCAACATGGGAATTGGATTCGCACGTTGGGAAGGGGCTGAGGTGGAATGGACCGTACTTTATGACGAAGTGATTTTTGTGATTGAAGGCTGTTTTGAATTGACAGCCAATGGTCAAAAACATGAAGTTCGACCAGGGCAAATGTTGTGGATTCCTGAAGGTACGGCATTAACTTATGCTGGGCATGCCTTATTTGGCTATGTGGTACATCCTGGAAATTGGAAAGCCTTGCATGGCCTCACCTAG
- a CDS encoding NAD(P)/FAD-dependent oxidoreductase: MIALPNDDRSCGWYDVLTTAAPSKKMSGEQNADFVVIGAGFAGLAAARRLAERQPNARIVLVDAQRIAEGASGRNSGFVIDLPHKFALEHPDPAHKQKLLSLNRSAISQLQQLVDDYQIDCQWSAVGKYQGAVGARGQAHLDHFEALMKDLGEPFRVVEQTELAKVLGTNYYSRAIFTPGTYLMQPAALVRGLGNNLPENVDVFEQTPIRKIQQQGQKWLLHADDGTLKTPKVLLATSIFTREFGYLKNRLLPVMTFASWTRPLSDAELERYQGELNWGLTPADHAGTTLRMTADRRILIRNTYKHVPKYAASVNDQTRQWVQGEHYKALRARYPDFADIPLTHTWGGVYAISRNFTNFFGQLENGVYASACDNGVGAAWGTVSGGLLADLAIQADSQALQDIQYVTGMPSLNPPEPFLGLGVKFRIGLAKWQSRSEL; this comes from the coding sequence ATGATTGCTTTACCAAATGATGATCGAAGCTGTGGTTGGTATGACGTATTGACCACAGCAGCGCCAAGCAAAAAAATGAGTGGTGAACAAAATGCCGATTTTGTCGTCATTGGTGCTGGCTTTGCTGGCTTGGCAGCGGCAAGGCGATTGGCTGAACGTCAACCGAATGCACGCATTGTATTGGTAGATGCACAGCGCATTGCGGAAGGTGCTTCTGGACGTAATTCAGGATTTGTAATTGATTTGCCGCATAAATTTGCGCTGGAACATCCAGATCCTGCGCATAAGCAGAAATTATTGAGTCTGAATCGATCGGCCATTTCGCAATTACAGCAGTTGGTTGACGATTACCAAATAGATTGCCAGTGGTCTGCGGTGGGTAAATATCAGGGTGCAGTTGGTGCGCGTGGACAAGCACATTTAGATCATTTTGAAGCATTAATGAAAGATCTTGGTGAACCCTTTCGTGTGGTTGAACAAACTGAACTGGCAAAAGTGTTGGGGACCAATTACTACAGCCGCGCTATTTTTACCCCAGGTACTTATTTGATGCAACCTGCAGCCTTGGTCAGAGGTCTAGGAAATAATCTACCTGAAAATGTTGACGTTTTTGAGCAGACACCGATTCGAAAAATACAGCAACAGGGGCAGAAATGGCTGTTGCATGCAGATGATGGCACGCTTAAAACACCAAAGGTTTTATTGGCAACCAGCATTTTCACCCGAGAATTTGGCTATTTAAAAAATAGACTTTTGCCAGTCATGACATTTGCCAGCTGGACACGCCCACTCAGTGATGCAGAACTTGAGCGTTATCAGGGTGAGTTAAATTGGGGGCTTACTCCTGCAGATCATGCTGGCACGACTTTACGTATGACGGCTGATCGTAGAATTTTAATTCGGAATACCTATAAGCATGTACCGAAATATGCGGCCAGTGTGAATGATCAGACGCGGCAGTGGGTGCAGGGCGAGCATTATAAAGCATTGCGTGCTCGCTATCCCGATTTTGCCGATATTCCACTTACCCATACATGGGGTGGGGTCTATGCGATATCGCGTAATTTTACCAATTTCTTTGGCCAGTTAGAAAATGGCGTATATGCCAGCGCTTGTGACAATGGTGTGGGTGCCGCTTGGGGAACGGTTTCTGGAGGTTTACTTGCTGATTTAGCGATACAAGCGGATTCACAGGCTTTACAAGATATTCAATATGTAACAGGTATGCCAAGCCTCAATCCACCTGAACCTTTTTTAGGTCTAGGGGTGAAATTTCGGATTGGTTTAGCGAAATGGCAAAGCAGAAGTGAATTGTAA
- a CDS encoding NAD(P)/FAD-dependent oxidoreductase: MIEISNESANSPVQAVQAVQAEVATLAVEEPVVIVGSGHAAYQLVLALRAQAPDLAITVFTADDGGLYSKPALSNALALGKDGQSLLRESALSWEQRLNIRVYAHTQVEKIDRDNKKLITSIGEYPYARLVLAVGGTPIVIPVQGAAESILRVNDLADYRHFRSQLQDKKHVTILGDGLIACEFANDLATQGIQVCIIGLGQWPMQRLLPEPIGNALQQALSQLEIEWKLENSLSSMQVEHEQFLLQLADGQQLRTDLVLSAVGLSANTQLAKNAGLAIGRGIQTNLEHRTSDPAIFALGDCAEVNGQWAPYINPINQAIPALVQTLLGRATAAQLSATPVVVKTPIMPLSVLPASGQGSWVIEQHGAEHTAAFLDEQGRLQGFVLLGAELQSQRNAWLDKLNHNMTAA; the protein is encoded by the coding sequence ATGATTGAAATCAGCAATGAAAGCGCTAATTCCCCAGTACAAGCAGTGCAGGCAGTACAAGCGGAAGTTGCAACTTTAGCTGTTGAAGAACCGGTGGTGATTGTCGGATCAGGGCATGCGGCTTATCAGTTGGTCTTGGCCTTACGTGCCCAAGCACCAGATTTAGCGATTACAGTTTTTACTGCAGATGATGGTGGACTCTATAGTAAACCAGCTTTATCGAATGCTTTGGCTTTGGGTAAAGATGGACAGAGTTTATTGCGAGAATCAGCGCTTAGTTGGGAGCAGCGTCTCAATATACGGGTTTATGCACATACGCAGGTTGAGAAAATCGATCGGGACAACAAAAAGTTAATCACCAGTATTGGGGAATATCCTTATGCACGACTGGTTTTGGCTGTTGGTGGGACTCCGATAGTGATTCCAGTACAAGGTGCGGCTGAATCGATTCTAAGAGTGAATGATCTTGCGGACTATCGACATTTTCGCAGTCAATTACAGGATAAAAAGCATGTCACGATTTTAGGTGATGGCTTAATTGCCTGTGAGTTTGCCAATGATTTGGCCACACAAGGTATTCAGGTTTGCATTATTGGGCTGGGGCAATGGCCAATGCAACGACTACTCCCAGAGCCAATCGGCAATGCATTGCAACAGGCACTCAGTCAGTTGGAGATTGAATGGAAATTAGAGAATAGCCTAAGCAGTATGCAGGTTGAGCATGAACAGTTTCTATTGCAATTGGCGGATGGACAGCAACTGCGCACTGACTTAGTACTCAGTGCGGTGGGGCTCAGTGCCAACACACAACTCGCAAAAAATGCAGGTTTGGCCATTGGGCGCGGTATTCAGACCAATCTTGAACATCGGACGAGCGACCCCGCAATTTTTGCTTTGGGGGATTGTGCCGAAGTAAATGGGCAGTGGGCGCCTTATATCAATCCGATTAATCAAGCCATCCCTGCGTTGGTTCAAACCTTGTTGGGAAGAGCGACGGCAGCGCAGTTAAGTGCAACACCCGTTGTGGTCAAAACACCGATTATGCCCTTATCTGTTTTGCCAGCAAGTGGTCAGGGCAGCTGGGTGATTGAGCAGCATGGGGCTGAACATACGGCTGCCTTTTTAGATGAGCAAGGTCGATTACAAGGTTTTGTGTTGTTGGGGGCAGAATTACAAAGTCAGCGCAATGCATGGTTGGACAAACTGAATCACAACATGACAGCTGCTTGA
- a CDS encoding aldehyde dehydrogenase family protein: protein MQHYLNYIDGQWKDAAGQLLVNNPATGQVYASIAQADISDADLAMAAARRCVESGALSDVRPAQRTTWLLKAAEAIRAVADAGALVACRENGKSLNDAYDEFNEAARYFEYYAGLADKIEGISVPLGKDYIDFTQYVPMGVSVQIVPWNFPVSICARSLAPALAAGNAVVIKSPELSPLAMTILVKAIETAGFPKGAINLLCGKGSDVGRHLVQHQFCNQIVFTGSVQTGQSILKDAAERATPSVMELGGKSAAIAFADVNLDQLIASVKVGIFFNAGQVCSAMSRLIIQQSRYDQVKQAVVALAQSLCPGPGEHNPEITPVISQQQQQRILAMIEQARAEGAQVLCGGIAVDGPGYFVLPTVIEATPEMQIANEEVFGPVLVIMPFEEEAEAIRIANGTDFGLVAGVFGEGLSQTLNVANQLRGGQVFINEWFAGGIETPFGGVGLSGFGREKGQEAIYSYVQTRNIGIRLSTA, encoded by the coding sequence ATGCAGCACTACCTTAATTATATTGATGGTCAATGGAAAGATGCTGCAGGTCAACTGCTGGTGAACAATCCTGCGACGGGTCAAGTCTATGCCAGTATTGCGCAAGCAGATATTTCAGATGCAGATTTGGCGATGGCTGCTGCTCGACGCTGCGTCGAGAGTGGTGCATTAAGCGATGTTCGACCAGCGCAGCGCACCACTTGGCTGCTCAAGGCGGCTGAAGCAATTCGTGCAGTTGCCGATGCAGGTGCGTTGGTTGCCTGTCGTGAGAATGGGAAAAGTTTAAATGATGCCTACGATGAGTTTAATGAGGCAGCGCGTTACTTTGAATATTATGCCGGTTTAGCAGACAAAATAGAGGGGATTTCGGTGCCTCTGGGCAAGGACTATATTGATTTTACGCAATATGTCCCGATGGGAGTATCTGTTCAAATTGTGCCATGGAATTTTCCAGTCTCGATTTGTGCACGCTCTTTAGCACCGGCTTTGGCAGCAGGGAATGCAGTGGTTATAAAGTCGCCAGAGCTCTCGCCATTGGCCATGACCATATTAGTGAAAGCGATTGAAACAGCAGGATTTCCAAAGGGTGCAATCAATCTACTCTGCGGTAAGGGTTCAGATGTTGGTCGTCATTTGGTGCAACATCAGTTTTGCAATCAGATTGTATTTACTGGGTCGGTTCAAACTGGGCAAAGCATTTTAAAAGATGCTGCTGAACGTGCCACCCCATCGGTGATGGAATTGGGTGGAAAGTCTGCTGCAATTGCTTTTGCTGATGTCAATTTAGATCAATTGATCGCTAGCGTAAAAGTCGGAATTTTCTTTAATGCAGGTCAGGTCTGTTCTGCGATGTCACGGCTCATTATTCAACAGAGCCGTTATGACCAAGTCAAACAAGCAGTCGTTGCGCTTGCACAAAGTCTGTGTCCCGGCCCCGGTGAGCACAATCCAGAGATTACCCCCGTGATTTCACAGCAACAGCAGCAACGTATTTTGGCAATGATTGAACAAGCACGAGCCGAAGGTGCGCAAGTGTTATGTGGTGGCATCGCGGTCGATGGGCCAGGTTATTTTGTCTTGCCAACTGTGATAGAAGCCACGCCAGAAATGCAGATCGCCAATGAAGAAGTTTTTGGTCCAGTGTTGGTCATTATGCCTTTTGAGGAAGAAGCCGAAGCAATCCGTATTGCAAATGGCACTGACTTTGGCCTCGTCGCTGGCGTGTTTGGTGAAGGTCTCAGTCAAACTTTAAATGTGGCGAACCAACTTCGAGGTGGTCAGGTCTTCATTAATGAATGGTTTGCAGGTGGTATTGAAACACCATTTGGTGGTGTTGGCTTGTCTGGTTTTGGTCGAGAAAAAGGTCAGGAAGCGATTTATAGCTACGTCCAAACCCGCAACATTGGCATTCGCTTAAGCACCGCTTAG